The Coregonus clupeaformis isolate EN_2021a chromosome 18, ASM2061545v1, whole genome shotgun sequence genome has a segment encoding these proteins:
- the LOC121551228 gene encoding small nuclear ribonucleoprotein Sm D3-like, with protein MSIGVPIKVLHEAEGHIVTCETNTGEVYRGKLIEAEDNMNCQMANITVTHRDGRVAQLEQVYIRGSKIRFLILPDMLKNAPMLKSMKNKNQGAGAGRGKAAILKAQVAARGRGRGGMGRGNIFQKRR; from the exons ATGTCCATTGGAGTGCCAATCAAAGTCCTTCATGAAGCTGAGGGCCACATTGTTACCTGCGAGACCAACACCGGGGAGGTGTACCGCGGGAAACTCATTGAAGCTGAGGACAACATGAACTGCCAG ATGGCCAACATCACAGTGACCCACAGAGACGGCCGTGTAGCCCAGCTGGAGCAAGTGTACATCCGAGGCAGCAAGATCAGATTCCTCATTCTCCCTGACATGCTGAAGAATGCACCCATGCTAAAGAGTATGAAGAACAAGAACCAGGGAGCTGGAGCAGGAAGAGGAAAAGCTGCCATTCTCAAAGCACAAG TGGCTGCCAGGGGTCGAGGACGTGGAGGGATGGGAAGAGGAAATATTTTCCAGAAAAGGCGatag
- the LOC121551227 gene encoding P2X purinoceptor 4: MGCCSCQSCHSCFFEYETPRMIVVKSKLVGSVFRLIQFLIIFYVIGYVCVVQKSYQETDSVISSVTTKVKGTGFTNTSDLGARVWDVADYNIPPQGESSFFVLTNMIVTPNQTQSSCPELPNQSTICVSNSDCLEGSSDVRGNGIQTGLCMNYSETVNTCEVLSWCPLEIDTNLPEQALLAAAEDFTVLIKNSVTYPKFNFHKRNILSDVNSSYLKQCEFNRITDPDCPIFRLKDMVSEAEEDFQTMAIRGGVLGIVIDWSCDLDWPEHYCGPKYSFRRLDNKIPENNVAPGYNFRFAKYYKTTDGRETRTLIKAYGIRFDVIVFGTAGKFNMVPTIVNVGAALTFLSLVDAVCNWFLLTCTKRRDYYSKHKFTYLDNTDDDAGEPLGETTYGTQ, encoded by the exons ATGGGCTGCTGCAGCTGTCAGAGCTGCCACAGCTGTTTCTTTGAATATGAAACACCAAGAATGATTGTGGTGAAGAGCAaactagtgggatctgtcttcaGATTAATCCAGTTTCTGATCATCTTTTATGTGATTGG CTATGTCTGTGTGGTGCAGAAGTCCTACCAGGAAACAGACTCAGTGATCAGTTCTGTCACAACCAAGGTGAAGGGCACTGGCTTCACCAACACCTCTGATCTGGGCGCCCGTGTGTGGGACGTGGCTGATTACAACATCCCCCCTCAG GGTGAGAGTTCTTTCTTTGTGTTGACCAACATGATTGTCACCCCCAATCAAACTCAATCGAGCTGTCCAGAG CTCCCAAACCAATCCACCATTTGCGTGTCAAACAGTGACTGCTTAGAGGGATCCAGTGATGTTCGTGGAAACG GTATCCAGACAGGGCTATGCATGAACTACTCAGAGACTGTCAATACATGTGAAGTGCTATCTTGGTGTCCTCTTGAAATAGACACTAACTTACCTGA ACAGGCACTGCTGGCTGCAGCAGAGGACTTCACGGTGCTAATCAAGAACAGTGTGACCTACCCCAAATTCAACTTTCACAA AAGAAACATTTTGTCTGATGTTAACTCTTCATATCTGAAGCAATGTGAATTCAATCGCATAACAGACCCTGACTGTCCCATCTTCCGCCTCAAAGACATGGTCTCTGAAGCTGAggaggactttcagaccatggcTATCAGG ggtggtgttcttgggattgtgATTGACTGGAGCTGTGACCTGGACTGGCCTGAACATTACTGTGGCCCTAAGTACTCCTTCCGCAGGCTAGACAACAAAATTCCTGAAAACAACGTAGCCCCTGGATACAACTTTAG GTTTGCCAAGTACTACAAAACCACAGATGGTAGGGAAACAAGAACATTGATCAAAGCATATGGAATCCGGTTTGATGTCATTGTTTTTGGAACG GCAGGTAAATTCAACATGGTTCCGACCATAGTGAATGTAGGTGCAGCGCTTACGTTTCTGTCTTTG GTGGATGCAGTTTGTAACTGGTTTCTCCTGACATGCACAAAGAGAAGAGATTACTACAGCAAACACAAATTCACATATCTGGATAACACTGATGACGATGCTGGTGAACCT CTGGGAGAAACCACTTACGGGACCCAGTAG
- the upb1 gene encoding beta-ureidopropionase gives MSGSEFESLEKILEKHIPDEELKEVKRILFGKEIKKLILPACAVEAALERDFELQGYMFEASPEQLRTPRTVRVGLIQNRIVLPTDAPVLDQITALHKRIGEMVDVAAMCGVNIVCFQEAWTMPFAFCTREKEPWTEFAESSEEGYTTRFCQELAKKYNMVVISPILEREEVHNVLWNTAVVVSNSGSVLGKTRKNHIPRVGDFNESTYYMEGDTGHRVFQTQFGKIAVNICYGRHHPLNWLMYSMNGAEIIFNPSATVGGLSEPMWSIEARNAAIANHCFTCGINRVGTEHFNNEFTSGDGKKAHQDFGHFYGSSYVAAPDGSRSPGLSRTRDGLLVTEMDLNLTRQVSDKWSFKMTGRYGEYAEELTRATKQDFKPNIIKE, from the exons ATGTCGGGGTCTGAGTTTGAATCTTTGGAGAAGATATTGGAGAAACATATTCCAGATGAGGAACTGAAAGAAGTTAAACGAATCTTGTTTGGAAAAGAAATCAA GAAGTTGATTCTACCAGCATGTGCAGTGGAGGCTGCTTTGGAGCGGGACTTTGAGCTTCAGGGGTACATGTTTGAAGCTTCCCCGGAGCAGCTCAGGACCCCGAGAACTGTCCGGGTGGGCCTCATTCAAAACCGCATCGTTCTGCCCACTGATGCCCCTGTTCTGGATCAG ATCACAGCGCTCCACAAAAGGATTGGTGAGATGGTGGATGTGGCGGCTATGTGTGGGGTCAACATTGTCTGCTttcaggaggcctgga CTATGCCCTTTGCTTTCTGTACCCGGGAGAAAGAACCGTGGACAGAGTTTGCTGAGTCGTCAGAAGAAGGATACACTACCCGCTTCTGCCAAGAG CTGGCAAAGAAATACAATATGGTAGTGATATCGCCCATTTTGGAGCGAGAAGAGGTACACAACGTTCTGTGGAACACGGCAGTAGTGGTCTCTAACTCGGGCAGCGTGCTGGGTAAAACCAGGAAGAATCACATTCCCCGGGTGGGAGACTTCAACGAG TCCACATATTACATGGAGGGAGACACTGGCCACAGAGTGTTTCAGACCCAGTTTGGAAAGATTGCTGTGAACATCTGCTATGGGCGCCATCACCCTCTGAACTGGTTAATGTATAGTATGAATGGAGCAGAAATCATCTTCAACCCCTCTGCAACTGTTGGAGGACTCAGTGAGCCCATGTGGTCAATCGAGGCTAGGAATGCAGCTATAGCAAACCACTGCTTCACCTGTGGAATCAACCGTGTTGGGACT GAGCACTTTAACAATGAGTTCACCTCTGGGGATGGAAAAAAAG CTCACCAAGATTTCGGGCACTTCTATGGGTCAAGCTATGTGGCTGCTCCGGATGGCAGCCGCTCACCAGGCCTGTCCAGAACCCGTGACGGACTCCTTGTGACCGAAATGGACCTTAACCTGACCCGGCAAGTCAGTGACAAATGGAGTTTTAAG ATGACTGGGAGGTATGGAGAGTATGCAGAGGAGCTCACCAGGGCCACCAAGCAGGACTTCAAGCCCAACATTATCAAGGAGTAG
- the p2rx7 gene encoding P2X purinoceptor 7 isoform X2 encodes MMLWNKEYQEHDYVVSSVTAKVKGVALTSLPDVGAIVWDVVDYSGPSQGKNSFFVVTNVIVTKEQRQGKCPEVPPYGKVCQTDKDCAKGFWDQHSHGVQTGACVKFDVTRKTCEVSAWCPIETKKKPPKPALLASAENFTVLIKNNVRFPNFNFMRRNILPEMTESYLKRCQFNRHTDPSCPIFRLGDIVQEARENFSEMAVEGGVIGIQIKWDCNLDGFLRNCLPKYSFRRLDEKESNRTLYPGLNFRFARYQIEKGVEERTLFKAFGIRFDVMVFGKAGKFSIIQLIIFIGSTLSYYALTTVFIDWLIGTSCYSKEARQNYSEKKVESVQDRQQCILCVSFVDENHIRVVKRSHKKSLQQVKPISIHPCKDDTGHLSAMVGVLQKGNIVGKQPQVLPQPNRPAWCLCGCCLPSTHPQEQLCCRQSSGRCITTSSLFEQLVLSRPLLDIVLLYREPLSDLTEGEQRIAALRHCAYRQYISWRFGAPLRESIPVMPSCSLWRIREEYPSQDGEYTGLRPRRTTSHQSGPNTQL; translated from the exons ATGATGCTCTGGAACAAGGAGTACCAAGAACATGACTATGTGGTCAGCTCTGTTACTGCTAAGGTCAAGGGAGTGGCCTTGACCAGTTTACCAGATGTTGGTGCTATAGTATGGGACGTTGTGGATTACAGTGGACcatcacag GGAAAGAATTCATTTTTTGTGGTGACCAATGTCATTGTTACAAAAGAACAAAGGCAAGGAAAATGCCCTGAG GTCCCTCCTTATGGAAaagtgtgtcagacagacaagGACTGTGCAAAGGGGTTCTGGGATCAGCACAGTCACG GGGTTCAGACAGGTGCATGTGTGAAGTTTGATGTGACACGAAAAACATGTGAGGTGTCTGCATGGTGCCCCATAGAGACCAAGAAAAAGCCCCCCAA GCCTGCTCTCTTGGCATCAGCTGAGAACTTTACAGTCCTCATCAAAAACAACGTCAGATTCCCAAACTTTAACTTCATGAG AAGGAACATCCTCCCTGAGATGACGGAAAGCTACCTGAAGCGCTGCCAGTTTAACAGGCATACAGACCCCTCATGCCCCATCTTCCGTCTGGGGGACATTGTACAAGAGGCCAGAGAAAACTTCTCAGAGATGGCAGTTGAG GGTGGCGTCATTGGGATCCAAATCAAGTGGGATTGTAACCTGGACGGGTTCTTGCGGAACTGTCTGCCCAAATACTCCTTCCGCCGGCTGGATGAGAAGGAGAGCAATAGAACACTGTACCCTGGTCTCAACTTCAG GTTTGCCAGATATCAGATAGAGAAAGGTGTTGAGGAGAGAACCCTGTTTAAAGCATTTGGGATCAGGTTTGATGTCATGGTGTTTGGAAAG GCAGGAAAATTCAGCATAATCCAACTGATCATCTTTATTGGATCAACTCTATCATATTATGCACTG ACCACTGTATTCATCGACTGGCTCATTGGGACCAGCTGTTACTCTAAAGAAGCCAGACAGAACTACTCAGAGAAGAAGGTTGAATCTGTTCAGGACAGACAGCAG TGCATTCTCTGTGTCTCGTTTGTGGACGAGAACCATATAAGAGTGGTGAAAAGATCACATAAGAAAAGTTTACAACAAGTGAAGCCCATCTCCATTCACCCATGCAAG GATGACACAGGGCACCTAAGTGCCATGGTTGGTGTATTGCAGAAAGGGAACATCGTAGGCAAGCAGCCCCAGGTTCTCCCCCAGCCCAACCGTCCAGCCTGGTGTCTGTGTGGCTGCTGTCTTCCTTCCACCCATCCCCAGGAGCAGCTGTGCTGCAGACAGAGCAGTGGTCGCTGCATCACCACCTCCTCCCTGTTTGAACAGCTGGTGCTGAGTCGGCCCTTGTTGGATATAGTGCTGCTGTACAGGGAGCCTCTCTCTGACCTGACCGAGGGGGAGCAGCGGATCGCCGCCCTTCGCCACTGCgcctacagacagtacatcagcTGGAGATTCGGGGCCCCACTCAGAGAAAGCATCCCTGTCATGCCCAGTTGTAGTTTGTGGAGAATCAGAGAAGAGTACCCCAGCCAAGATGGAGAGTACACTGGTCTGAGGCCCAGGAGAACTACCTCTCACCAGTCCGGCCCTAACACACAGCTTTAG
- the p2rx7 gene encoding P2X purinoceptor 7 isoform X1 has translation MPCKLLNLCEYETHKLVRIQSVRLGSLKWTFNGVILMFICIMMLWNKEYQEHDYVVSSVTAKVKGVALTSLPDVGAIVWDVVDYSGPSQGKNSFFVVTNVIVTKEQRQGKCPEVPPYGKVCQTDKDCAKGFWDQHSHGVQTGACVKFDVTRKTCEVSAWCPIETKKKPPKPALLASAENFTVLIKNNVRFPNFNFMRRNILPEMTESYLKRCQFNRHTDPSCPIFRLGDIVQEARENFSEMAVEGGVIGIQIKWDCNLDGFLRNCLPKYSFRRLDEKESNRTLYPGLNFRFARYQIEKGVEERTLFKAFGIRFDVMVFGKAGKFSIIQLIIFIGSTLSYYALTTVFIDWLIGTSCYSKEARQNYSEKKVESVQDRQQCILCVSFVDENHIRVVKRSHKKSLQQVKPISIHPCKDDTGHLSAMVGVLQKGNIVGKQPQVLPQPNRPAWCLCGCCLPSTHPQEQLCCRQSSGRCITTSSLFEQLVLSRPLLDIVLLYREPLSDLTEGEQRIAALRHCAYRQYISWRFGAPLRESIPVMPSCSLWRIREEYPSQDGEYTGLRPRRTTSHQSGPNTQL, from the exons ATGCCTTGTAAACTGCTAAATCTATGTGAGTATGAAACACATAAACTGGTCCGAATACAAAGTGTAAGGCTCGGATCGCTGAAATGGACATTTAACGGAGTCATACTGATGTTCATCTG CATTATGATGCTCTGGAACAAGGAGTACCAAGAACATGACTATGTGGTCAGCTCTGTTACTGCTAAGGTCAAGGGAGTGGCCTTGACCAGTTTACCAGATGTTGGTGCTATAGTATGGGACGTTGTGGATTACAGTGGACcatcacag GGAAAGAATTCATTTTTTGTGGTGACCAATGTCATTGTTACAAAAGAACAAAGGCAAGGAAAATGCCCTGAG GTCCCTCCTTATGGAAaagtgtgtcagacagacaagGACTGTGCAAAGGGGTTCTGGGATCAGCACAGTCACG GGGTTCAGACAGGTGCATGTGTGAAGTTTGATGTGACACGAAAAACATGTGAGGTGTCTGCATGGTGCCCCATAGAGACCAAGAAAAAGCCCCCCAA GCCTGCTCTCTTGGCATCAGCTGAGAACTTTACAGTCCTCATCAAAAACAACGTCAGATTCCCAAACTTTAACTTCATGAG AAGGAACATCCTCCCTGAGATGACGGAAAGCTACCTGAAGCGCTGCCAGTTTAACAGGCATACAGACCCCTCATGCCCCATCTTCCGTCTGGGGGACATTGTACAAGAGGCCAGAGAAAACTTCTCAGAGATGGCAGTTGAG GGTGGCGTCATTGGGATCCAAATCAAGTGGGATTGTAACCTGGACGGGTTCTTGCGGAACTGTCTGCCCAAATACTCCTTCCGCCGGCTGGATGAGAAGGAGAGCAATAGAACACTGTACCCTGGTCTCAACTTCAG GTTTGCCAGATATCAGATAGAGAAAGGTGTTGAGGAGAGAACCCTGTTTAAAGCATTTGGGATCAGGTTTGATGTCATGGTGTTTGGAAAG GCAGGAAAATTCAGCATAATCCAACTGATCATCTTTATTGGATCAACTCTATCATATTATGCACTG ACCACTGTATTCATCGACTGGCTCATTGGGACCAGCTGTTACTCTAAAGAAGCCAGACAGAACTACTCAGAGAAGAAGGTTGAATCTGTTCAGGACAGACAGCAG TGCATTCTCTGTGTCTCGTTTGTGGACGAGAACCATATAAGAGTGGTGAAAAGATCACATAAGAAAAGTTTACAACAAGTGAAGCCCATCTCCATTCACCCATGCAAG GATGACACAGGGCACCTAAGTGCCATGGTTGGTGTATTGCAGAAAGGGAACATCGTAGGCAAGCAGCCCCAGGTTCTCCCCCAGCCCAACCGTCCAGCCTGGTGTCTGTGTGGCTGCTGTCTTCCTTCCACCCATCCCCAGGAGCAGCTGTGCTGCAGACAGAGCAGTGGTCGCTGCATCACCACCTCCTCCCTGTTTGAACAGCTGGTGCTGAGTCGGCCCTTGTTGGATATAGTGCTGCTGTACAGGGAGCCTCTCTCTGACCTGACCGAGGGGGAGCAGCGGATCGCCGCCCTTCGCCACTGCgcctacagacagtacatcagcTGGAGATTCGGGGCCCCACTCAGAGAAAGCATCCCTGTCATGCCCAGTTGTAGTTTGTGGAGAATCAGAGAAGAGTACCCCAGCCAAGATGGAGAGTACACTGGTCTGAGGCCCAGGAGAACTACCTCTCACCAGTCCGGCCCTAACACACAGCTTTAG
- the LOC121550431 gene encoding protein GUCD1-like isoform X2 yields MVLKYLHPVSDEEFQGACWELKLTESVWTIDLAYLMCQLGVRHRFCTQTLGVDKGFRNQSFYKKHFDTEEDRVNKLFLKAESKSVVVKQCSVTIQEIQEHLDESHVAIVLVNAVVLVCELCSSPVKYCCFLPVGQKCFCRKPEYQGHFVVVCGFNRSTGCIFYNNPAYSDRVCCTSISNFEEARMSYGTDEDILFIFKES; encoded by the exons ATGGTTTTGAA GTACCTCCACCCTGTGAGTGATGAGGAGTTTCAGGGTGCATGCTGGGAGCTGAAGCTGACGGAGAGTGTGTGGACAATTGACTTGGCCTACCTCATGTGCCAGCTGGGGGTCAGGCACCGCTTCTGCACTCAGACACTGGGAGTTGACAAGGGCTTCAGGAATCAG TCCTTCTACAAAAAGCATTTTGACACTGAGGAAGACAGAGTGAACAAACTCTTCCTAAAGGCTGAGAGCAAGAGTGTGGTGGTGAAACAATG CTCAGTGACAATTCAGGAAATCCAGGAACATCTTGACGAGAGTCATGTGGCCATAGTGCTGGTCAACGCTGTGGTTCTGGTGTGTGAACTTTGCTCTTCGCCTGTCAAGTACTGCTGTTTCCTGCCTGTGGGCCAGAAGTGCTTCTGCAGGAAGCCAGAATACCAGGGTCACTTTGTGGTTGTGTGTGGCTTCAACCGGAGCACCGGCTGCATCTTCTACAACAACCCTGCCTACTCAGACC GCGTGTGTTGCACCAGCATTAGTAACTTTGAAGAGGCTCGAATGAGCTACGGGACAGATGAGGATATTCTGTTCATCTTCAAGGAGAGCTGA
- the LOC121550431 gene encoding protein GUCD1-like isoform X1, with protein MSDDAILLNVPVIRQLYHWDCGLACARMVLKYLHPVSDEEFQGACWELKLTESVWTIDLAYLMCQLGVRHRFCTQTLGVDKGFRNQSFYKKHFDTEEDRVNKLFLKAESKSVVVKQCSVTIQEIQEHLDESHVAIVLVNAVVLVCELCSSPVKYCCFLPVGQKCFCRKPEYQGHFVVVCGFNRSTGCIFYNNPAYSDRVCCTSISNFEEARMSYGTDEDILFIFKES; from the exons ATGTCAG ATGATGCCATTCTGCTGAATGTACCTGTCATTCGGCAGCTGTACCACTGGGACTGTGGATTAGCCTGCGCAAGAATGGTTTTGAA GTACCTCCACCCTGTGAGTGATGAGGAGTTTCAGGGTGCATGCTGGGAGCTGAAGCTGACGGAGAGTGTGTGGACAATTGACTTGGCCTACCTCATGTGCCAGCTGGGGGTCAGGCACCGCTTCTGCACTCAGACACTGGGAGTTGACAAGGGCTTCAGGAATCAG TCCTTCTACAAAAAGCATTTTGACACTGAGGAAGACAGAGTGAACAAACTCTTCCTAAAGGCTGAGAGCAAGAGTGTGGTGGTGAAACAATG CTCAGTGACAATTCAGGAAATCCAGGAACATCTTGACGAGAGTCATGTGGCCATAGTGCTGGTCAACGCTGTGGTTCTGGTGTGTGAACTTTGCTCTTCGCCTGTCAAGTACTGCTGTTTCCTGCCTGTGGGCCAGAAGTGCTTCTGCAGGAAGCCAGAATACCAGGGTCACTTTGTGGTTGTGTGTGGCTTCAACCGGAGCACCGGCTGCATCTTCTACAACAACCCTGCCTACTCAGACC GCGTGTGTTGCACCAGCATTAGTAACTTTGAAGAGGCTCGAATGAGCTACGGGACAGATGAGGATATTCTGTTCATCTTCAAGGAGAGCTGA